A window of the Blattabacterium cuenoti genome harbors these coding sequences:
- the murI gene encoding glutamate racemase, giving the protein MKISPLSPIGIFDSGIGGLLIAKEMKIQMPNEDFIYFGDTQNMPYGEKSKEFIRKNSVKIASFLYEKKCKALVIACNSIASNALDQIQKKFHKKILIFNVIDPVAKNTIFLSYKKIGIIATPATIHSNFYTKKIKKHYRHLDIVQMSTPLLAPIIENGCETKKINPIIKNYLNHLKSIDAILLACTHYLFLKQEIKNFYHGKVHLIDIQKIVVQEIKKKLSEQKLLCLHPTWNRFPIFYTSSSIPIFFEKKVRILFGKKVFFENTYF; this is encoded by the coding sequence ATGAAAATAAGTCCATTATCTCCAATAGGAATATTTGATTCTGGAATTGGCGGACTTCTTATAGCTAAAGAAATGAAAATTCAAATGCCTAATGAAGATTTTATTTATTTCGGAGATACCCAAAATATGCCTTACGGAGAAAAATCTAAAGAATTTATTAGAAAAAATTCTGTGAAAATAGCTTCTTTTCTTTATGAAAAAAAATGTAAAGCTTTAGTCATAGCGTGCAATTCTATTGCATCTAATGCTTTGGATCAAATACAAAAAAAATTTCATAAAAAAATATTAATATTTAATGTTATAGATCCTGTAGCAAAAAATACAATTTTTCTGTCCTATAAAAAAATAGGAATAATTGCTACACCTGCTACCATACACTCAAATTTTTATACAAAAAAAATCAAAAAACACTACCGTCATCTAGATATAGTTCAAATGTCTACTCCATTATTAGCTCCCATTATAGAAAATGGTTGTGAAACGAAAAAAATAAATCCTATTATAAAAAATTATTTAAATCACTTAAAATCAATAGATGCAATATTATTAGCTTGTACTCATTATTTATTTTTGAAACAAGAAATAAAAAATTTTTATCATGGAAAAGTTCATTTAATTGATATTCAAAAAATAGTAGTGCAAGAAATAAAAAAAAAATTAAGTGAACAAAAATTATTGTGTTTACATCCTACTTGGAATAGATTTCCTATTTTTTATACATCTAGTTCTATTCCCATTTTTTTTGAAAAAAAAGTACGAATTCTTTTTGGAAAAAAAGTGTTTTTTGAAAACACATATTTTTAA
- a CDS encoding cbb3-type cytochrome c oxidase N-terminal domain-containing protein encodes MRSKIPSFIMIPSFLSIIIFMFYVFFISYNHISYLVHPITIFFFIITTILLYILESINNLIFRRKLRFISEKERKKIFEENEGNYFYRLYRFIFYDYKKISYDEVTKIDHGFDGIIELDNQLPMWWVHLFYLTIVFSAIYFFSYLLIDYSNPYKEYDIAYKNQLKNIEIFEKNTPQVTIENARFKESLINSGKVIFEENCATCHQSDGSGNIGPNLTDDYWINTKEKDLFKNIFYVIWNGSDNNPTMRAFGKSGEIKGNDIEKISSYVYFINQKYKKPLKSKVPQGMKMPEWSKI; translated from the coding sequence ATGAGATCTAAAATTCCTTCTTTTATTATGATACCTTCTTTTTTATCTATTATAATATTTATGTTTTATGTATTTTTTATAAGTTATAATCACATATCTTATTTAGTACATCCTATTACTATATTTTTTTTTATTATAACTACGATATTGTTATATATTTTGGAATCTATTAATAATTTGATTTTTAGGAGAAAATTACGATTTATTTCAGAAAAAGAAAGGAAAAAGATTTTTGAAGAAAATGAAGGGAATTATTTCTATAGGCTTTACAGATTTATATTTTACGATTATAAAAAAATCAGTTATGATGAAGTTACAAAAATAGATCATGGATTTGACGGAATTATAGAACTAGACAATCAATTACCTATGTGGTGGGTCCATCTTTTTTATCTTACAATTGTTTTTTCCGCGATTTATTTTTTTTCTTATTTATTAATAGATTATTCTAATCCTTATAAAGAATATGATATAGCTTATAAAAATCAATTAAAAAATATTGAAATTTTCGAGAAAAATACTCCACAAGTAACTATAGAGAATGCACGTTTTAAGGAGAGTTTAATCAATAGTGGAAAAGTTATTTTCGAGGAAAATTGTGCTACTTGCCATCAATCGGATGGAAGTGGAAATATAGGACCTAATTTAACAGATGATTATTGGATCAATACAAAAGAAAAAGATTTGTTTAAAAACATATTTTATGTAATATGGAATGGAAGCGATAATAATCCAACTATGCGTGCTTTTGGTAAATCAGGAGAAATTAAAGGAAATGATATTGAAAAAATATCTAGTTATGTTTATTTTATCAATCAAAAATATAAAAAACCTTTAAAAAGTAAAGTTCCTCAAGGTATGAAAATGCCAGAATGGAGTAAGATATAA
- a CDS encoding cytochrome oxidase, protein MISFFKQYFTGEKNIGIFQSVMLILFLLAFFFVIFFVFSKSKKYYHKISLIPLELEKEKKRKGYEI, encoded by the coding sequence ATGATAAGTTTTTTTAAACAGTATTTTACAGGAGAAAAAAATATAGGTATTTTTCAATCTGTTATGTTAATTTTATTTTTATTGGCATTTTTTTTTGTAATATTTTTTGTTTTTTCAAAATCTAAAAAATATTATCATAAAATAAGTTTAATACCCTTAGAACTAGAAAAAGAAAAAAAAAGGAAAGGTTATGAGATCTAA
- the rpsT gene encoding 30S ribosomal protein S20 encodes MANHLSSLKRIRQNHTRRLRNKYVYKSTKTAIKKLLIDKNKKQYSIVISMIDKLAKKNIIHVNKASRLKKKLIKKLFPII; translated from the coding sequence ATGGCAAATCATTTATCTTCTTTAAAAAGAATTAGACAGAATCATACTAGACGATTACGTAATAAATATGTATATAAAAGCACTAAGACAGCTATAAAAAAATTGTTAATAGATAAAAATAAAAAACAATATTCTATTGTTATTTCTATGATAGATAAATTAGCAAAAAAAAATATTATACATGTAAATAAAGCTTCTAGATTGAAGAAAAAATTGATTAAAAAATTATTTCCTATAATATGA
- a CDS encoding NADP-dependent malic enzyme yields MRKNISNFRKESLNYHSQFPSGKIQITPTKKYSSQRDLSLAYSPGVAEPCKEIARSSIEVYKYTSKGNLVAVITNGSAVLGLGDIGALASKPVMEGKALLFKIFSGIDVFDIEIDESDPEKFIETVKAIAPTFGGINLEDIKAPEAFEIERRLKKELNIPVMHDDQHGTAIISGAALLNAVTYVRKKIHEIKMVVNGAGAAAISCARTYKQLGVKPENILMFDSKGLLHTSRKDLNKEKKEFSVNIYPIKKLEQAINNADVFIGLSIGGILTPNMLKSMAKDPIVFAMANPDPEIDYNLAIKLRPDVIMATGRSDYPNQVNNVLGFPYIFRGALDVHANVINDEMKLAAVHSIASLAKEPVPEQVNIVYNKKNISFGKEYIIPKPFDNRLITRVAPAVAKAAMDSGVARNPILDWKVYQEKLLDRMGYESKMLRMIQNRARTNPKKVVFCNGEEYDILKSVQILHEEGIISIPIVLGNEYRIKRLINENNLDIELKIIDPEKEENIKKVEDFAKILWKRRNRKGLTLYDSKIRMRTNDHFGAMMVDQGKADAVITGYTRSFSLSLRPMLEVIGKADFVHKTAGMMILLTKRGPLFLADTAVIPDPTSKELARIAIMASHVVRNFDIEPRIAMLSFQNFSSDSKTSLKVSQTVSFLHKKYPDLIVDGEVQPDFALNEFLLSKKFPFSKLVKKRANIFIFPNLESGNLTYKFIRGLGDVQTIGPVMLGMRKPAHVMQMQSSIEEIVNLATLAVIDAQIRKN; encoded by the coding sequence ATGAGAAAAAATATAAGTAATTTTCGTAAAGAATCTTTAAATTACCATAGTCAATTTCCTTCTGGAAAAATACAAATTACCCCTACCAAAAAATATAGCAGTCAAAGAGATTTATCTCTTGCTTATTCACCAGGTGTTGCTGAACCTTGTAAAGAAATCGCTCGTTCTTCTATAGAAGTATATAAATACACATCTAAAGGAAATCTTGTAGCAGTGATTACTAATGGGTCTGCAGTATTAGGTCTTGGAGATATTGGGGCATTAGCCTCTAAACCAGTTATGGAAGGAAAAGCTCTTTTGTTCAAAATATTTTCTGGTATAGATGTTTTTGATATAGAAATAGACGAATCTGATCCAGAAAAATTTATAGAAACTGTAAAAGCTATTGCTCCTACTTTTGGCGGAATTAACCTAGAAGACATAAAAGCTCCAGAAGCTTTTGAAATAGAAAGAAGACTTAAGAAAGAACTTAATATTCCTGTTATGCATGATGATCAACATGGAACGGCTATTATTTCAGGAGCAGCATTACTTAATGCAGTGACTTATGTCAGGAAGAAAATTCATGAAATTAAAATGGTAGTTAATGGAGCTGGTGCTGCAGCGATTTCTTGTGCAAGAACGTATAAACAACTTGGAGTGAAACCTGAAAATATTCTTATGTTTGATAGTAAGGGGTTATTACATACTTCAAGAAAAGATTTAAATAAAGAAAAAAAAGAGTTTTCCGTAAATATTTATCCAATTAAAAAATTGGAACAAGCTATTAATAATGCAGATGTTTTCATAGGGTTATCTATAGGGGGAATATTAACGCCTAATATGTTAAAAAGTATGGCTAAAGATCCAATTGTGTTTGCAATGGCTAATCCTGATCCAGAAATAGATTATAATTTAGCAATTAAACTACGTCCAGATGTTATTATGGCTACAGGAAGAAGTGATTATCCCAATCAGGTGAATAATGTATTAGGGTTTCCTTATATATTCAGAGGGGCATTAGATGTTCATGCCAATGTTATCAATGATGAAATGAAACTTGCGGCAGTACATTCCATAGCTTCTTTAGCAAAAGAACCTGTTCCGGAACAGGTTAATATTGTTTATAATAAAAAAAATATTTCTTTTGGAAAAGAATATATCATTCCAAAACCTTTCGATAATCGTTTAATTACTCGTGTTGCTCCTGCTGTAGCAAAAGCCGCTATGGATTCTGGAGTCGCCCGAAATCCTATTTTAGATTGGAAAGTATATCAAGAAAAGTTGCTCGATAGAATGGGATATGAAAGTAAAATGCTTCGAATGATTCAAAATAGAGCACGTACAAATCCTAAAAAAGTTGTTTTTTGTAATGGAGAAGAATATGATATTCTTAAATCGGTTCAAATTCTTCACGAAGAAGGAATTATTTCTATTCCCATAGTTTTAGGAAATGAATATCGTATCAAACGTTTAATAAATGAAAATAATTTAGATATTGAATTAAAAATTATAGATCCAGAAAAAGAAGAAAATATAAAAAAAGTAGAAGATTTTGCTAAAATACTTTGGAAAAGAAGGAATAGGAAAGGTTTAACTTTATATGATTCCAAAATTCGTATGCGTACTAATGATCATTTTGGAGCGATGATGGTAGATCAAGGAAAAGCAGATGCTGTTATTACAGGATATACCAGAAGTTTTTCATTAAGTTTACGTCCCATGTTAGAAGTTATAGGAAAAGCTGATTTTGTTCACAAAACGGCAGGAATGATGATATTACTAACGAAACGTGGGCCTCTATTTTTAGCAGATACAGCTGTTATTCCAGACCCAACAAGTAAAGAGTTAGCTAGAATAGCTATAATGGCTTCTCATGTAGTTAGAAATTTTGATATTGAACCACGTATAGCTATGTTATCTTTTCAAAATTTTTCATCTGATTCAAAAACATCTTTGAAAGTTTCTCAAACAGTATCCTTTTTGCATAAAAAATATCCAGACTTGATAGTAGATGGAGAAGTACAACCTGATTTTGCTTTAAATGAGTTTTTATTATCTAAAAAATTTCCTTTTTCTAAACTTGTTAAAAAAAGAGCAAATATTTTTATTTTTCCAAATTTAGAATCAGGAAATTTAACTTATAAATTTATTAGAGGATTAGGTGATGTTCAAACTATAGGTCCTGTAATGTTAGGTATGCGGAAACCTGCACATGTTATGCAAATGCAATCTAGCATAGAAGAAATAGTTAATTTAGCTACTTTAGCTGTAATAGATGCACAAATTAGAAAAAATTAA
- a CDS encoding FixH family protein — MKIKLNWDTGIVLSLVVFIIFITYIAFFFPHVGSQLVSNRYYEEEIKYQEIINEKKNVLELPIKIKVFISHSGIEIIFPPINNDIHGFFTLFRSSSKDLDFTQSFKILKFSKKALLIPKKFLKKGYYKLIIRWKIDKKYFYERDIFWNQNG, encoded by the coding sequence ATGAAAATTAAACTCAATTGGGATACTGGAATCGTGTTATCTTTAGTTGTTTTTATAATCTTTATTACTTACATTGCTTTCTTCTTTCCACATGTAGGAAGTCAACTTGTATCAAATAGATATTATGAAGAAGAAATAAAATATCAAGAAATTATAAATGAAAAAAAAAATGTATTAGAACTTCCTATAAAAATAAAAGTTTTTATTTCCCATTCTGGAATTGAAATAATATTTCCTCCTATTAACAATGATATTCATGGTTTTTTTACTTTATTTAGATCTTCTTCCAAAGATTTAGATTTTACGCAATCTTTCAAAATATTGAAATTTTCCAAAAAAGCATTATTGATTCCAAAAAAATTTTTAAAAAAAGGATACTATAAACTTATAATCAGATGGAAAATAGATAAAAAATATTTTTATGAAAGAGATATTTTTTGGAATCAAAATGGATAA